From Falco cherrug isolate bFalChe1 chromosome 4, bFalChe1.pri, whole genome shotgun sequence, one genomic window encodes:
- the ELFN1 gene encoding protein ELFN1 — protein MAGRRWAATSALCMCVAAVSLLHASGVRADCWLIEGDKGFVWLAICSQNQPPYESIPQQINSTIVDLRLNDNKIKSVQYASLSRFGNLTYLNLTKNEISYIEDGAFSGQFNLQVLQLGYNRLRNLTEGILRGLGKLEYLYLQANLIESVTPNAFWECPNIVNIDLSMNRIQRLDSNTFRGLNKLSVCELYSNPFYCSCELLGFLQWLEAFTNMTRTYDRMQCDSPPDYTGYYLLGQGRTGYRNALSMLSSLCTGGSYTVIPRFIPPRYQVTTVPSESPCSEEECSSGDGTTPQFSLFTPISEMEVRPNIQVKHLNHNSAVLTVQIPYPFSKMYILSQFENGFSSMITKLRKKEENITVSNLVAQRDYTYCVVSVHQYSKYNHTCVTITPTRPSRKEPVPTPSTATHYIMTILGCLFGMVIVLGVVYYCLRKRRQQEEKHKKAASSMKKTIIELKYGPEMETTSITQLSQGQMLGGETVTRIPYLPSAGEVEQYKLIDSSETPKATKGNYMEVRTGEQPERRDCELSLPPDTQSSVAEISTIAKEVDKVNQIINNCIDALKSESTSFQGVKSGAVSTVEPQLVLLSEQIPSKHGFLSPVYKESYNHPLQRHHSMEAAPKRSSTSSSGSIRSPRSYRSEGSGHKSEAKYIEKTSPTTDTILTVTPAAAILRAEAEKIRQYSEHRHSYPSSHQGEQHDSMAGRKPSILEPLTRPRPRDLAYSQLSPQYHNLSYTSSPEYTCKPSHSIWERFKLNRKRHKDEEEYMAAGHALRKKVQFAKDEDLHDILDYWKGVSAQQKS, from the coding sequence ATGGCAGGTCGCCGGTGGGCCGCGACGTCAGCCCTCTGCATGTGCGTGGCAGCCGTCTCCCTCCTGCACGCCAGCGGGGTGCGAGCAGACTGCTGGCTCATCGAGGGGGACAAGGGCTTTGTCTGGTTGGCCATCTGCAGCCAGAACCAGCCCCCCTATGAGTCCATCCCCCAGCAGATCAACAGCACCATCGTGGACTTGCGGCTGAATGACAACAAGATCAAGAGCGTGCAGTACGCCTCGCTCAGCCGCTTCGGCAACCTGACATACCTCAACCTGACAAAGAACGAGATCTCCTACATCGAGGACGGTGCCTTTTCAGGACAGTTCAAcctccaggtgctgcagctgggttaCAACCGACTGAGGAACCTCACCGAGGGCATCCTCCGGGGCCTGGGGAAGCTGGAGTACCTCTATCTCCAGGCCAACCTCATTGAGTCCGTCACCCCCAATGCCTTCTGGGAGTGCCCCAACATAGTGAACATTGACCTGTCCATGAACAGGATCCAGAGACTCGACAGCAACACTTTTCGGGGCCTAAACAAGCTCTCTGTCTGTGAACTCTACAGTAACCCCTTCTACTGCTCCTGCGAGCTCCTCGGCTTCCTGCAATGGCTGGAGGCTTTCACCAACATGACACGCACGTATGACCGGATGCAGTGCGACTCCCCACCTGACTACACGGGCTACTATTTGCTAGGCCAAGGCCGGACTGGCTACCGCAATGCTCTGAGCATGCTCTCTTCCCTTTGCACTGGTGGCTCCTACACTGTGATCCCTCGTTTTATCCCTCCCAGGTACCAGGTGACCACCGTGCCCTCCGAAAGCCCCTGCTCCGAGGAGGAGTGCTCCTCTGGTGACGGCACGACTCCGCAGTTCTCCCTCTTCACGCCCATCAGCGAAATGGAGGTGCGCCCCAACATCCAGGTGAAGCACCTCAACCACAACTCAGCTGTCCTCACCGTGCAGATCCCCTACCCCTTCAGCAAGATGTACATCCTCTCCCAGTTTGAAAACGGCTTCTCCTCCATGATCACCAAGCTcaggaagaaggaggagaacATCACCGTGAGCAACCTAGTAGCACAAAGAGATTACACCTACTGTGTAGTCTCTGTCCACCAATACTCCAAGTACAACCACACCTGCGTCACCATCACACCCACCAGACCCAGCCGCAAGGAGCCGGTCCCCACCCCTTCCACTGCCACTCATTATATCATGACAATCCTGGGCTGTCTCTTTGGCATGGTGATTGTCCTGGGCGTTGTGTATTACTGTCTCCGGAAAAGGCGCCAGCAGGAGGAGAAGCACAAaaaggctgccagcagcatgaAGAAGACCATCATCGAGCTGAAATACGGGCCAGAAATGGAGACAACCAGCATCACCCAGTTGTCCCAGGGACAGATGCTGGGTGGGGAGACGGTCACCCGCATCCCCTACCTGCCTTCTGCTGGTGAGGTCGAGCAGTACAAGCTGATTGACAGCAGCGAGACCCCCAAGGCCACTAAGGGCAACTACATGGAGGTGAGGACGGGCGAGCAGCCTGAGAGGCGAGACTGCGAGCTGTCCCTGCCACCGGACACCCAGAGCTCTGTGGCTGAGATCTCCACCATTGCCAAGGAGGTGGACAAGGTGAACCAGATCATCAACAACTGCATCGATGCCTTGAAATCTGAGTCCACCTCTTTCCAAGGGGTGAAATCGGGGGCAGTCTCCACGGTGGAGCCTCAGCTGGTGCTCTTATCAGAGCAGATCCCCAGCAAGCATGGATTCCTCTCCCCCGTCTACAAGGAAAGCTACAACCACCCTCTCCAGCGACACCACAGCATGGAGGCAGCCCCCAaacgctccagcacctcttcCAGTGGCTCCATACGGAGCCCCAGGTCCTACCGCTCTGAGGGATCGGGCCACAAATCAGAAGCCAAATACATCGAGAAGACGTCCCCCACCACCGACACCATCCTCACTGTGACACCGGCTGCGGCCATCCTGcgggcagaggcagagaagaTCCGGCAGTACAGCGAACACCGGCACTCATATCCCAGCTCGCACCAAGGCGAGCAGCACGACAGCATGGCTGGGCGAAAGCCCTCCATCCTGGAGCCTCTGACCCGTCCTCGCCCCAGAGACCTGGCCTATTCCCAGCTCTCGCCTCAGTATCACAACCTGAGCTACACCTCCAGCCCAGAGTACACCTGCAAACCATCGCACAGCATCTGGGAGCGCTTCAAACTCAATCGCAAGCGGCACAAAGATGAGGAGGAGTATATGGCAGCCGGCCATGCCCTACGCAAAAAGGTCCAGTTTGCCAAAGATGAGGATCTTCACGACATCTTAGACTACTGGAAGGGCGTCTCTGCCCAGCAAAAGTCCTGA